The Cellulomonas oligotrophica sequence GCGCGGCGGCACCGAACCGGTCCTCCTCGACGCACGCGCGCACGACGTTGGTGACGTCGGAGCCGACGGCCTCGGCGACGGTGATGACGTCGACGGGCAGGCCGGTGCGGCGGGCGACCTGGACGGCGTCGGCGACGGCCGTGGCGTGCGGGGACAGGTACAGGGACAGGGCGACGGTGGGGACGCCGTCGGTGAACAGCTCGACGAGGCGCCCGGTGAGGCCGGCGAGCCAGCGGCCGTCGGGGACCTTGTAGTCGCCGACGGGGGCGGGGCGCTCGACGACGATGCCGTCGCTGTACGGCAGGACGCCGTCGAGGGGCTTGAGGGGGAGCCCGGCCTGCTGGAGGCGGTCGACGGGCCAGGTCACGATGCGGACCTCGTCGAAGCCCCGGTGCAGGGCGGCCTCGGCGAGGTTGCGGGCCTCGCCGGAGTGGCCGCAGATCACGGGGTCGGCGCGCACCACGATGACGAGGCGGCGGTCGGGGCGGGCGGCGGTGGTGGTCACGGCCTCGTCCTCTCGGTCGGTGTGCTGGCGACGGGCCGCACGGTCGGGGGGTCAACGCCGGCGGTTCCCGGGCGGTTCCGGGTGCGTCGGTCGTGGGGGAGGGGTGGCCGGTCGGTGACCGGCGGGGTCGTGCGGATCAGGTGTGGCGCCCCGCGCCGTGCGGCGTGGGCGCGCTCGGTGGTCGGTGCGTGGTGCCCCAGCGGGACGGCTCCGGCCCGAGGGCGATGAGCAGACGGCCGCCGGAGTGCAGCTCGGCGCCGGTGAGGTACGGCCGGTCCAGGGGCTCGCCGTCGAGGTGGACCTGCTGCACGTACTGCGCGGGACCGCCCGGCTCGGGCTCGACGAACCCGGTGGTCTCGATCGCCAGCGGGCGGTCGCCGACGTCGATGCGTGCCTCGCGCCACGCCGGTGCGTTGACGAGGTACGTGTTCTGCCCCGCGACGGGGAACAGACCCAGGGTGGCCCACACGTACCAGGACGACAACCCGCCGGAGTCGTCGTTGCCGGGAAGCCCGCCGCGGCCCGTGGAGAACTGCTGCTGGACGACGTCGTGGACGACCTGCGCGGTCCGGTCGGGCCGCCCGGCGTACATGTACGCCCAGGGGGCCTCCATGTCGGGCTCGTTGTTCAGACCCTCGAACCGGTCGAGGGCGTACCCGGCGGTCAGCTCGTCGAGCCCGGGCGCCAGGCCCGGCTGCACGACGGGGTCGGCGCCGAACCCGAAGAACCGGTCGAGCATGTCGACGAACGGCCCGTCGCCGCCGGTGAGGGCGATGCGCGCGGCCATGTCGTGCATCAGCCGGAACGAGTAGTTCCACTTGCCGCCCTCGTAGAACGTCGAGTCCGCGAGCAGCCCGTCCGACGCGTACGCGTTGACCCAGCGCGCCGCCAGCGGCCCGAACTGGTCGACCAGCGTGCGGTCGCCCACCCGCCCCGCGACGACGGCTGTGCACCAGTACCCGAACGCGATGTCGAGGGTGTGGCTGATCGGGTGCGCCTTGCCGCGCAGCAGGAAGTCCTCGCCGTACGTGCGCCGCAGGTCGTTGTGCATGTGCACCAGCGCCCAGTCCCAGTCGACGCCCGGCAGCCCGAGGGCGCACAGGTCCGCCAGGAAGGTGTGCGCCAGCGCCGAGCCCTGCCGGGAGAACCGGTCCGCGCCGCGCGCCATGCGGTACCCGATGGGGAAGTTGCCCTCCTCCTCGGCGATCTGCAGCAGCGCGTTCGCGAGCTCCACCGACCGCTCCGGCACCAGCGCCGTCATCAGCGGCAGGTGCGTGCGGTAGATGTCCCACATCGTCGACAGGTCGAACGCGAACGGCCCCGGCGTGGGCCAGAACGGCGACTCGTCCATCGCCAGGCACGGCTTGATCAGCGAGTGGTACAGCGCCGTCGCCATGACCGTGCGCTTCTCCGACGACGGGGTGTCGACGACGACCTTGTCGAGGTGCTGGCGCCACACCGTCTCGGTGCGCTGGCGGCGGGAGTCGAACGTGTCCGGCCCCGGCCCGCACTCCGCGACGAGCGTCTCGTGCGCCTGGTCCACGCCCCGCAGCGAGAACCCGAACCGCAGCTCGACGGTCTGCCCCGCCTCCGTCGGCCCCGCCCACATCAGCCCGAACGGCCGCAGCGTCGTCGGCCGGATCCGGTCGAAGTCCAGGCGCGTGCCGCCCGGCATGAGCCGACGGTCGTACCAGAGCATCTGCCGCCAGTGCGGGGCGTCGCACTCCACGTGCACCGCCAGCGGCGCACCCTCGACGACGATCTCGCCCTCCGCGACCCCCGGAGCCACCGACCCCAGGTGCGCGCGCAGCGGCACCGTGCGCCCGTACGGGATGTCGAGCCCGCCGAGCGAGAAGTCGATGACGAGGCGCGCGTCCTGGTGCGCGGGGAACGTGTACCGGTGCACCGCCGACTTCGGGCCGACCGTGATCTCCGCGCGGATGCCCGAGCCCAGCGTCGCCGCGTAGTACCCGGGCGACGCCTCCTCCTCCAGCACGTCCCACGTCTGCCCCAGGTCGTCCAGCGGCCGCAGCATCGGCGTGACCCGGAAGTAGTTGTAGTACTTGCGGATCGCGCCCGTGCCCGACTGCTGGAAGTGCGTGAACCCGCTGGCCACCTGCCGGTCGTGCAGCACCGGCGGCAGGCCCTCCGTCGACAGGTCGTACCGCCCGTACCCCGTGGGGTACGCCCCCGAGTACGCGCACGCCGACACCATCCCGAACGGGTACGTGGCCCCCGGGTGCGTGTTGCCGACCTGCGGCTTGGGCCACCACCACGTCGCGGCGAGGCCCGAGGGCGCGGGCAGGCTCGTCGCCTCCGTGCCGATGAACGGGTCGACCTGGTCGAACATCGTCGGCCCTCCTCACCTCGTCGTCGTGCAGGGCATCCGTCGTCCAGACCTGTCGTGCGGGGCACAGCGTCGCGCGGCTCGACCGCCCGTGTCCATGCCCGGGTCGCGCGACCGTACGAGCCGGGTGTGTCCGGCAGGTTGCGCGCACGTGACCACGCGGCCCCGCGGGGCGGTCCCCGGGGCGCCCGGCGGACGTCCGGACGTGCCCCGCAGGACGTTCGTCGGGTGGTGCCCCGCCCCCGCGGGGGCCACGATGCGTGCGTGCGACGAGGCGGTGCGGCCCCGGCGCACCCGCGGCGGCGCACCGACCGAGCCCGTGAGCACGAGGAGCACGCCGTGACCGACCCGCAGCCCGCCGCGCCCGCGACCAGCCGCACGCACCGCCTCGACGCGCTGCCTGTCACCCGCCGGCACCTGCGCCTGCTCACGGGCTCCGGCGTCGGCTGGCTCTTCGACGCCATGGACGTCGGCCTCATCTCCTACGTCATCGCCCAGCTCGTCGTCGTGTGGCGCGTCCCCGCCGCCGAGCTGTCGTGGGTCGCGTCCGCCGGGTTCCTCGGCATGGCCGTCGGCGCCACCCTCGGCGGGCTGCTCGCCGACCGCGTGGGCCGCCGGCAGGTCTTCGCGCTGACCCTGCTGGTCTACGGGCTCGCGACGGGTGCGTCCGCGCTCGCGGGGTCGGTCGCGGTGCTGCTGGTGCTGCGGTTCGTCGTCGGGCTGGGCCTGGGCGCCGAGCTGCCCGTGGCGTCGACGCTGGTCAGCGAGTTCGCGCCGCCGCGCATCCGTGGGCGCGCCGTCGTCGTCCTCGAGTCGTTCTGGGCCGTGGGCTGGATCCTCGCCGCGCTCGTCGGGTACCTCGTCGTGCCGCTGGGCGACGACGGGTGGCGGTGGGCGCTCGCGCTCGGCGCGGCGCCGGCGCTGTACGCCGTGGTCGTGCGGCGCGGGCTGCCGGAGTCCGTGCGGTTCCTCGAGCAGCGCGGCCGGCACGACGAGGCCGAGCAGGTGGTGGCCGCGTTCGAGGGCTCGCGGGCCGTCGGGCACGACGGGCGCACGGGCGCCCAGGTGCGCGACGCGGCCGCCGGGGACGCGCGCGTGGACGCAGCGCCGCCCGTCGACGCGCCCGCCGACGTCCCTGCCGACGCGCCGACGACCGCCCGGGCCCGGCTCGCGGCGCTGTGGGCACCGGGGGCGCGGCGCAGCACCGCCGCGCTCTGGCTCGTCTGGTTCACCGTGAACTTCTCGTACTACGGCGCGTTCATCTGGCTGCCGTCGCTCCTGCACGCCGACGGGCACACGCTCGTCCGGTCGTTCGAGTTCACCCTGATCATCACCCTGGGCCAGCTGCCCGGGTACGCCGCGGCAGCCTTCCTCGTCGAGACGTGGGGACGACGGCGCACGCTGGCCGCGTTCCTCGTGGGCTCCGCCGTCGCCGCCGGGCTGTTCGCCGTCGCGTCCGGCGACGGGCAGATCATCGGCGCCGGCCTGCTGCTGTCGTTCTTCAACCTCGGCGCTTGGGGCGCGCTCTACGCCGTGACGCCCGAGCTCTACCCGACGGCCGTGCGCACCACGGGCGCGGGCTGGGCGGCCGGGGTGGGGCGGATCGCGTCCATCGTCGCGCCGCTGGCCGTGCCGCCGTTGCGGGACCTCGGCGGCACCGGGCTGCTGTTCGGGGTGTTCGCGGCCGTGTTCGTCATCGCCGCCGCCGGTGCGCTCGCGCT is a genomic window containing:
- a CDS encoding glycoside hydrolase domain-containing protein gives rise to the protein MFDQVDPFIGTEATSLPAPSGLAATWWWPKPQVGNTHPGATYPFGMVSACAYSGAYPTGYGRYDLSTEGLPPVLHDRQVASGFTHFQQSGTGAIRKYYNYFRVTPMLRPLDDLGQTWDVLEEEASPGYYAATLGSGIRAEITVGPKSAVHRYTFPAHQDARLVIDFSLGGLDIPYGRTVPLRAHLGSVAPGVAEGEIVVEGAPLAVHVECDAPHWRQMLWYDRRLMPGGTRLDFDRIRPTTLRPFGLMWAGPTEAGQTVELRFGFSLRGVDQAHETLVAECGPGPDTFDSRRQRTETVWRQHLDKVVVDTPSSEKRTVMATALYHSLIKPCLAMDESPFWPTPGPFAFDLSTMWDIYRTHLPLMTALVPERSVELANALLQIAEEEGNFPIGYRMARGADRFSRQGSALAHTFLADLCALGLPGVDWDWALVHMHNDLRRTYGEDFLLRGKAHPISHTLDIAFGYWCTAVVAGRVGDRTLVDQFGPLAARWVNAYASDGLLADSTFYEGGKWNYSFRLMHDMAARIALTGGDGPFVDMLDRFFGFGADPVVQPGLAPGLDELTAGYALDRFEGLNNEPDMEAPWAYMYAGRPDRTAQVVHDVVQQQFSTGRGGLPGNDDSGGLSSWYVWATLGLFPVAGQNTYLVNAPAWREARIDVGDRPLAIETTGFVEPEPGGPAQYVQQVHLDGEPLDRPYLTGAELHSGGRLLIALGPEPSRWGTTHRPPSAPTPHGAGRHT
- a CDS encoding MFS transporter encodes the protein MTDPQPAAPATSRTHRLDALPVTRRHLRLLTGSGVGWLFDAMDVGLISYVIAQLVVVWRVPAAELSWVASAGFLGMAVGATLGGLLADRVGRRQVFALTLLVYGLATGASALAGSVAVLLVLRFVVGLGLGAELPVASTLVSEFAPPRIRGRAVVVLESFWAVGWILAALVGYLVVPLGDDGWRWALALGAAPALYAVVVRRGLPESVRFLEQRGRHDEAEQVVAAFEGSRAVGHDGRTGAQVRDAAAGDARVDAAPPVDAPADVPADAPTTARARLAALWAPGARRSTAALWLVWFTVNFSYYGAFIWLPSLLHADGHTLVRSFEFTLIITLGQLPGYAAAAFLVETWGRRRTLAAFLVGSAVAAGLFAVASGDGQIIGAGLLLSFFNLGAWGALYAVTPELYPTAVRTTGAGWAAGVGRIASIVAPLAVPPLRDLGGTGLLFGVFAAVFVIAAAGALALPERAGSRLD